caggagcagggtcagcccagagggacagggacaggagcagggtcagcccagagggacagggacaggagcagggtcagtccagagggacagggacaggagcagggtcaGTCCGAGGGACAGGGTCAGGAGCAGGGTCAGTCCGGAGGGACAGGGATAGGAGCAGGGTCAGTCCAGAGGGACAGGGTCAGGAGCAGGGTCAGTCCAGAGGGACAGGAACAGGAGCAGGGTCAgtccagagggacagggacaggagcagggtcagtccagagagacagggacaggagcagggtcaGTCCAGAGGGACAGGGTCAGGAGCAGGGTCAGTCCGGAGGGACAGGGATAGGAGCAGGGTCAgtccagagggacagggacaggagcagggtcagcccagagggacagggacagggtcagtccgagggacagggacagggtcagtccagagggacagggacagggacaggagcagggtcagtccagagggacagggacaggagcagggtcagtccggagggacagggacaggagcagggtcagtccagagggacagggacagggacaggagcagggtcagtccagagggacagggacagggacacggACCAAGGGGCAGAGTGGCTCTccagggcctctggggcagtggggggaaaGCCCCCAGTTGTTTTCCAGCTCAGCTTTTGtcaggatggggagggggcgtgtgAAGAGGGCCTGACAGGGACCCTGTCCCCAGGGAGTCAGTGTGGATACATAAACCAGGCATTTCAGAGTGGTGTGACCATCTGGGATGGGAAGGCTcagaggaggggcctggcctggcctgatggggtgcagggagggctggCTGTGGTCTTGAGTAGGGTGGTCAGCATAGGCCTTACTGAGAAGGTGTCTTGAGTAAAGGCTGAAACGTGGCAAGAGGGTGAGCCACGTgggtcctggggagggggtgtggctaCCTTTCCAAGCAGAGGAAAGTGCCAAGGCTGCCAGGAGACATCTGCCTGGTGTGGCCCTGCCGCAGGGATCCGGCTGAGTGGGGCTGAGTGgacggggagaggagggagagagaggtgctgAGGGCCCTGTTGGGACACTGGAAggggtttctttaaaaatacatgtttttattgattttagagagagaagaagggagagggagagagaaaaaaacatcagttggctgcctcccgtatgcaccccaaccagggatcgaacccacagcctgggtatgtgccctgactgggaatcagaccagcgacctttcggtgcatgggacgacgctcaaccagctgagccacaccggcagggtgGCTTTTATCCCCAGTGGGAAGGGAGCTCTTGTGCCTACAGAATTGTACCCAAAACATCGTATTAACTGTAAGAAGTCAGGACAGCGGTTTCCGGGGCCGGGGCAGTGCTGGCGAGAGGGCTGTGGGGTGCTGGGCGCGCTCTGCCCCGTGTGAGTGCTGGCTGCACGGTGCGTGCGGAATGGCTGCAGCCATGAGCGCGGAGTCTGCCTGCAGACGAGTGTACATGGAATCCATGTCATGTCCCCTTAGAGGTACACATGCATTATATGCCGAGAATACAGAGGaccggaggggtggggggggggggggggcgggaacagCTTCTGTAAACGCCTGTCCTGCTGCATTTCGTGAGCAGGTCATGTAGCTTCTGACATCTTTGGGGCTGTGACCTGATGTTGTTTGGCTCtttgctgcttctctctccatGGAACGAAGCTggctccctgtcccctgccctctgccccggtGCAGGGTCTGCAGGGTTTGGGGATGGAGCCTTTCTGTGTCCCACATAACGGGCAGACCCACTTGCCTGCCTAGGTGCTGACTTGCTGAAGATGTCTCGAGATGATCTGGTGCAGATCTGTGGCCCCGCAGATGGGATCCGGCTCTTCAACGCCATCAAAGGCAGGTGGGTGTCAGTGTCCAGCTGAGGGCAGGCGGGCAGGAAGCCGACAGGGCCTTGGGGCAAGTGTAGGAGGAGATGtggtggagggtgaggggcacGGGCTTCGCATGCAGGGAACTGGGAGAAAAGGCTGAGGCAGCCGCTGCAGcaaggcccctcctcctggtcTGCCGGGAGGCGTGGCCTTTGGCCACAGGTCCTCAGATGCCTGCGTGGTCCAGGGTTCAGGCTGCCTCCTCTTGGAGGGACCGTGGGCTGGGCAGGCTGCTCAGCCTGTGAGTGGTTCCCGGGAGGACTGCCTGCCGCCACAGCAGCGCTCTGGCACACGGTTCAGGCCAGCAGCCCTGGCCGTGCGTGGAGCGCTTGGTCTGAGGCACCGCGGCTGACAAGCGGAGTTTTAAGCTGTAACTAAGGAATTTAAATGCCAGTATCTACACGTGGGTAGTAGAGTGAGAgcctgggtttgaacccaggtctgccccTCGGGAGTTTTGCAACTGGGTGAAGGCCCTTGACCCCtgtgagcctgtttcctcatcagtagGATGGGGATGGCGGTCCTTGCTCCTGGTAGGCGGTGTGCGGATGGAACGCGTTATGCACGTAATGTTCTAGAATGGTCCTGGTGAGAGTCAGCCCGAGGACGTGTTTGCTCTTGGGGCCCTGCGAAATGCCTCGTTCTGAGGTTCATGTTCTGGGCAGAGCCCCTCAGCAGGTCGGCCTGGCTGGGATTCGCCCCCATCCCCACCACGAAAGGCATTCTGACCCCCACAGCCTTCCTTTCTCCCCGAGTCGTGCCCGCGCCTGTGTCACCCTGTGTTCTGGAACAATCTGCAACAACAGAGTTTGGTCTCCCACACCTGCTATTTATTGCCTTTCTTCCTGCCAGGAATGTGAGGCCGAAGATGACCATTTATGTCTGTCAGGAGGTGGAGCAGAGCCGGGCACCCCCGCAGCAGAAGCGGGATGGTGGTGGGGACAGCGGTCTGTGTGGTGAGCTGTGAGCCCCCCTACCCCCAGGGCCGGTGCCAGGGGACGGTGGTGGGGACAGGGtctgtgtgtgagctgtgaggcccccccccccccaggctggttccaggggtggtggtggggacagggtctgtgtgtgagctgtgagccACCCCCCCAGGCTGGTTCCAGGGACGGTGGTGGGGACAGGAtctgtgtgtgagctgtgaggcCCCCCCAGGCTGGTTCCAGGGACGGTGGTGGGGACAGGGtctgtgtgtgagctgtgagacctcctctcccccaggctgGTTCCAGGGGACGGTGGTGGGGACAGGGtctgtgtgtgagctgtgaggcCCCCCCTCAGGGCCGTTGCCAGGTGGCAGTAGAACGGAAGAAATACGAGGGCTCTCACAGAATGTGTCCCTGATCCCCTCACTTCGGTGTCTGCAGGATAAGTTTTGCTGAACTTCTTCCTGGGTTTGAAGTGTTTAAGGTGCAAGGCATCCCCCAGATCCCTCTGGTCCAGCTTACTTACTGTACACCCTGGGAAACGGGCCCAGCGTGTGGGAGTGTCCCCCAAGGCCTCTGAGGCTCTCGTGGTAGGACTGGGAGCTGGGCCTTCTGGCCTCTGGACGGGTGACACGTGGCTCGGTGGCTGTGGTCCCGGAGCACGTCATCCTGTGACCCCGGCCGGAGGGCGTGGTTGctgcctgagggctcccagagcCCCTCGGGGCACAGGACTTCGTGGGAGTTGGAGGCAATGTGAGAGAGGACACAGGCTTTGAGGTCACCTGTCCTTGAGTACCAGTGCTGGCCATGCCGCCTGGCGGCCCGTGTCCTTGGGCAGATACCCTGTGCATCAGCTTCCACGGGTGTAAAAGGAACACCGCCACGGCCCTGTGGCGTGTGAGGTCCAGGGAGATGAGCAGAGAGCTCCCCGCTGGGAGCCCTGCGTGCTGAGTGCAAGCCGCCCTGGCGTCATGGCTGCCGCGTCTGCAGGAGCCCTgtctgctctgcagccccagcAGGGAGAGCGCTGCAGCCCCGGCAGGGAGAGCGCTGCAGCCCCGGCAGGGAGAGCGCTGCAGCCCCGGCAGGGACTGGCAGGGAGAGCGCTGCAGCCCCGGCAGGGAGAGCGCTGCAGCCCCGGCAGGGAGAGCGCTGCAGCCCCTGACTGAAGGGCTGCCCACGTGGTTGCTTACCTGCTTCTTGAGCAGCGGTTGCTAACGTTTAAATGTGGGGACAGAGGCACAGGGGACTGGCCCAAGGTGACAGCgttgtaagtggcagagccagatcCAAACACTTGGACCCTGGCGCTGGCTTCTGAGCCCTCAGTGCGGCCTCCATACTTCTGGTGAAGGCCCCGGTGGCCCCTGCTCTCGGCCTCCTCGGCCTGCGAAGAAGCACAGAGCTAAGTGCCACGTGCCACACACAGGAGAGGGCGGCCAGGTCCGCACACGGGAGAGGGGCCAGGGatgtgcccactgcagccccgCCCCATGGACCTGTCTGGGCATGAGCACCCCCAGGAGCAAGTGACTGCTttcctgggtggggcagggcggggtggggtagacGAGCTCCGTAAAAAGCAGCGCTTGCTCTATAGAAGCACCTGTTTCTGCCTCCTCAGTGTACCATGCCATCTTCTTGGAAGAGCTGACCACCTTGGAGTTGATTGAGAAGATCGCCAACCTGTACAGCATCTCCCCACAGCACATCCACCGGGTCTACCGGCAGGGGCCCACGGGCATCCACGTGGTGGTCAGCAATGAGGTGagctgctgcctgccctgcctggtgAGCTGGAGCTTCGTGTCCCAGGGAGGAGCAGCGGACCCTGCATCCTGTGGGGTCTGGGGGTGACTTTAGCCCAAAGATGGCCAACGGGTTTCACCGGCATGCCACAGGCTGCAGTGGCCACCTGGATGCTGGGAGGAAGAGAGCTCTGAAGCCATGACTGGGCCTGAATAGCTTTCGAGTATCCACTCCATTACCTCACCCTCGGCCAGGTGCCGTGCAGGAACTGGGAGCACAGACGGCACGCCTGCCTTCAGGGTTCTTGCAGGGAAGGCGGAAGGCGTCAGGAGAAGGGTGCtcggccagggcaggcggcaggGCCCAGTGAGAAGTGAACTGGACGGGGGTTGGTGATGGGAAGGATGTGGCTCAGTACGGAGGACCCCTCTGCCGAATAGGGAAGGTGCCACAGCCTTCCTGGGCCGGTCACAAGCAGCCCCTGGCAGGGGCACAGGTCTGATTCCACAGGCTGAGGAGGGCTGCTCACCGGGCTTGCTGACACATCGGCGTTCCTGCGAGTTGTAGAATGGAGGCTGTTAAGCCTGTTCTGTTCTGACCTTTCCTCTTAATACTAATGGTAAGGGTGCCAGCACTATCGAGTGCCGACTGTTCCCACTGCTGTCCCAAGTGCACGTGCAGTgactcatttaattattttttatttaaaaaatctttattgttgagagtattacagatgtcccccttttctcccctcattgtccccctccacccagttcccaccccatcccaggccttcaccaccctattgtctgtgtccataggtaatgcgtatatgcatatatgttctttaatcTCTCCCCTCTGTCTTTCCTCAGATTCGTcggtctattccatgtttccatgcctctggttctattttattcattagcttcttggttcatttattttcatttttagattcaattgttgatagatatgtatttattgccactttaattttcatatatttaaaaagaattttttttattgatttcagagaggaagggagagggagagagagagagagaaacattaatgatgagagaaactcattgattggttgccttctgcacgccccccagtgaggattaaacctgcaatcttggcatgtgccctgactggaattgaaccatgacctcctggttcagaggtcgacactcaaccactgagccacgcctgtttgtttatacatttatcttctcctccttttccttcttcttcaagaatacccttcaacatttcatttaatactggtttggcggtgatgaactcctttagctttttcttatctgtaaagctctttatgtgacctttaattctaaatgatagcttttctgggtagagtaatcttggttgtaggtccttgtttttcatcactttgaatatttcttgccactctcttctggcctgcaaagtttctgttgagaaatcagctgacagtcatatgggcattcctgTGTAGATAactgactgcttttctcttgctgtttttaagattctctttttctttaacttttggcattttaattatgatgtttcttggtgtgggcttctttgggttcctcttgtttgggactctctgtgcttcctgaacttgtaaatctatttctttcaccaggtaggggaaggtttctgtcattatttcttcaaacaggttttcaatatcttgctctctctcttctccttctggcacccccataatgttacagttgtcccagaggcttcttacactgtcttcatatttttagattctttatcttttttgctcttctaattgggtgttttttgattcctcatattccaaatcgttgatttgattctccaCATTCTCtgttctactgttgaatccctgtaaattattctttatttcagttagtgtatgcttaatttctgactggtcctttttcatgtctttgaagtTCTCACCTACATTCTTGAAATTCTTAGTAAGtgccttgaagctctcattaagacccTTGAGTATCCTtacaaccattgttttgaactatatctagtagtttgtttgcttccacttcatttagttctttttctggagattttttctgtgtgtgttttttttttttttttttcatttgtgacatgtttctttgtctccacattttggctgcttccctgtgtttgtttctatgtatttgggtagagctgctgtgtctcctggagttggtagagtgACCTTGTGGTGTAAGTGTCCTGTATGCCCCAgatgctcagcctccccagtcacctgagctgggcactgtaggtgtgcccctgtgtgggctgtgtacactgtcctgttgtagttgagccttgattgctgttggtgtcactgggaggaattgacccccaggccaattggctgtgaggaccagtggcgactacagtggaagagctgctgtgcaagagatACCCCTATGGattaggacttgcttcagtggggctttggtgctcacaaAATCTtccccttgaatgtgtcactcGTGGATGTGTAGAGCTGaaatctggcatggtctgaagctgtccacttgGTGCATGGCTCTGCagtctcctgggaggtgcaaagtcggCCACTGCCTGTACCCTTCCTGGGGCCACTGGACAAGAGCTACAGattgatctgcagatggctgctacttgtgttgggcttggaagtgtccaggggaggccaagctgtgaagcaaggcaggctgctgctagtgccaggccttgGGGCCCCTTATCAAGAGGTATGGGGCGCACTGACATCAGCTgttacttgtttgagagattttaggaaagtctaaaGCCTGAGCTAGGACAGGGTGTTCATATGAAAAAACCTGCTGCAATCCGTTTGgctggggctgcaaattgggtgaggggaatcaccagggcgaagcaaacagtgtgagccacgttgatggagactcagatacaGTGCCTGCCAGTCAGCTTTGTaactggagggtgggagggtgagtggagggaagggggggatgggggacggggaggtctcagcataggaacagtgacccctgtgagcatccctgtctgggagaaagctgaccCCAAGTTCTTGCCCTGATACTAGACATCCAGTTCCTTCCTCCCTGGgaatgagtctgagtaagtctgtgtgttaggcctttaagaggaactgcctgggtctccagcagcctctgtgaaTAACTCATAGCCCACCTATGATGGATTATCCCATCTCACAGgtaggaaactgagacacagagaggcaaGTGCCCAGGTTGCACAGTTAGTAAGGGCTGGAGCCAAGGGCGGGGTGGCGCGGGGAATCCCTGGTAATCCAGCTGTAGAGCCCGAGCACTGAGCCAGTAGGCTATCCAACCTCTCCTGAAttgaaccttttaaaaaatagacaggCTGATTGGAGCAGGGCTGGAACCCTaatccccctgcccagcccctgcaaACCCTGAGCCAGCTGTGGGAACTCTGAAAGCCTATGTAGAGGATTTTAGGGGAAGTGGCATAGGAGTGGTTGCTGGGGACATAGAGAAAACGTGATATTTGGAATTGGACTGGTGTCCCCGACCTGCAACTGGCTCCTAGTAGCTGAGCAACCTTGGGCaaatttatttaacctctttgagcctcagttacCACATCTGTAAAACTGGGATAATTATACCTATCGAGCAGGTaaggataaaatgagaaaactgtgTTAGGTACCAGGAGATGCTAAATAAGCAGTGGATGTTGTTGCAGACAGTGCTAGGCACTTGTTATTTTGGGGAGCAAGTGATGGACAGATCTTTAAATTTGATGATGTATAAAATGTAAGGCTTTTAATGGTCtgtatatttatttcataaattgtcgttatctatactaataaaagagaaacatgcaaattaactatcactccgctacgcccaccagctacactcacaagccaatcaggagcgagtatgcaaattaacccaaccaagatggctgctggccacagagctggagcaagcaggaggcttgggttgcctcggcaatggaggaagccaagcttcccgcctgccctggctggccctggccttcgctcaaggctacaaagtttcaattatagaagataaataaatcctagatacttgcttccagccggccctggcctctgctcaaagaggcgctgaaaaaaaaaaaaaaaaaggaggggctgggaccttgggtcgctggggggtgatcaggccaggatgggatggcaggggccgttggggataagcagaccagcaggggggccagttgggggtgatcaggacagcgaggggtggggcatttgggggcgagcaggctggcaggcagagtggttaggggcaatcggcaggcaggcaggcaggtgagtggctggagccagcagtcccagattgtgagagggatgtcctactgccggtttaggcccgatccctgtaaactgacagtaggacatccttcgaggggtcccagattggagagggtgcaggccgggctgaggaacacccccccccccgtgcacaaatttcgtgcaccgggccactagttagtaGTAATCCTATACTTCAGAGCctgtgaggtgaggtgaggtggtgttccttcctttttatttaaaaagcaagtcaCAGAGTAAGCAGCCAGGCAGCATGGAGCAGCGGAAGGCAGGTGTGCAAGGCCCTggcttccccctcttcttcctggaGGGGTGTGCTTAAGTGTGATGAGGTGCAGCCAGGTAGTCCTATGCCAGTGGAGTGTGTGCCTGAGTGTGTACGTGCTGGTTTCTCAAACGCGCAGCCCACATGCAGCTGTACATCCCTCTGCACTTTGCTATTTGCGTCACGAGGTCAGAATTCCTTCCATGTCATTATGTCCAAATCTAATGCAGTTATTTTTtttgccccatttcacagataaagaaaatgaagcccAGAGTCTCTGGCCTGAGAACTTAACTTTGGACTAGCCAGGAAGGTCACACTGCCCTGAGCAGTGGGTTGTTGTGGTGGCATGGAAAACTTGTTACTTTGCAATTCAGAACGAATTTCTTCTGTGAAGACAAAAGCCAAGAATGTATGGAACCCTTGCAATTTCACTGGTCCCTGAAGGAAGGTCCTTCCCCAGCTTGCCCTGTACCCCCAAGAGTAGGCAGTTAAGCAAGTGAAGCAGAGAAGAGAACTCAAATGCCACCTCAGCTAAGTAGGCCATTCTTATTCCCCGAAGTCTCCCTGCCTCTTAACCCCAAATCAATTGGAAACCTCTGGTTCTTAATTGTCCGGAGCACCGCAGGCAGCCTGGCCAGCCGCCGAGCGGCCCCTGGGGTGCAAGGGCACTTAATTAAATGAGGGAGTTACTGATTAAGCCCGTGTGGGCTCTGCCTCGGGCTTTGCATGCCAAGTGGGCGGCCGCCAAGGGACCTCGCGGGAGCAGGCCAGCAGTACAGAATAAATGTGCTTCACACATCATTAGGCTCTGCAGGGTGGGGCCGGGGTCTACAGGTGGTGGGTTTGCAGGATTTGGGGCAGTAATCCAGACAGGCAATAAAATGTGGTTGCATTTTTTAAGTTGGAAAGGGTTTTGCTGTCGTATTGGctagtgtgtgagtgtggtgtgtatgtgtatgtatgtgtgtgtatttttagaaTTCTTTCCATTTATGTAGTGGAATACAGCACACGTATGCCAAGAGTATATGATGCGTATGTGCAGTTTCAAGAATAATCGAAGTTTCAAGAATAACCTGCCCTGAGGTTAACACAACACAGTGTTTCGTTAGGAGCCCCTTGGTGAGCTCGTTTCATATTCCTCTCCACCCTGCACTGCCGGTCTGAACTGTGTGTTCATCATTCTCTTGTTCCTCCTCAATGTACTGTTGAATTTTGcctatttaaaaatttcatgtaagtggaatagTAGCGTGTGGCGTCTGCGACTTCCTTTTTCCCACTTGATGTCTCTGAGGTGTGCTGCTGGCGGTCGCTGGCACTGCGGACAGCATGGGGCCAATTGGGGTGTGGGTGCCATGTTGAACGTTCCTCGGTGTCTGTGTGTGCGCACAGTTCTCCAGGGCGTCTGCCTGGAGGACAGACGTG
This Eptesicus fuscus isolate TK198812 chromosome 11, DD_ASM_mEF_20220401, whole genome shotgun sequence DNA region includes the following protein-coding sequences:
- the LOC129150789 gene encoding transcription factor CP2-like protein 1; translated protein: MTIYVCQEVEQSRAPPQQKRDGGGDSGLCVYHAIFLEELTTLELIEKIANLYSISPQHIHRVYRQGPTGIHVVVSNEMVQNFQDESCFVLSTLKAESSDGYHIILKCGL